The Verrucomicrobium spinosum DSM 4136 = JCM 18804 DNA segment TGTGGCTGGCCTCCCGGCTCACCGGGGTGCCGTGCGCCGCGGCGTTCGAGGAAGGCACACGCTGGTCCACACAGATCCTGCGCCGCATGGCTGGCGAAGCCCAGTCGGTGAGCGATGCCTCAGGCAAGGTGGAAGGATCGCGGGATGTCATTGGGCATGCGCTGGAGTCGCAGAACGCTGACGCCAAACCAGCAAACGGCAAAAGCTCCAACGACAACGAGAAAACCAGCGGGCGGACCTTCATCAACTGGCTGCAGCGCATCCGCGTCACTCCCAAGGCCACCTCCGACCTTGCCGCCCAGGGCACGCCCCCTGCGCCCGTTCCCGCTGCCAAGACCGCCCTTGAGACTGACTCTGATTCCGTTTCCACCGACGCATGACCGCCCCCCTTCCCACCGCCCCATCATCCGCCAGCGCGGGACGGCCAAGGCTGGCATATCTGCACAGCCGGTATCCGGTTATTTCCCAGACCTTCATCGACAATGAGATCCTCGGCCTGGAGGCGGCCGGATGGGAGGTGGTGGTGATTGCCTTGAACCCGCCGAAGAACGACATCCGTCATCCGCGGCTCAACGGGCTGAAGGCTCCGGTGCTGCACGCCCCACCCCAGGTGATCCGCAAGGAGGTGGAGACCCGCCTCAAAGCGGAGAAACGCTGGCCGGAAGAGCTGATCGCGAAGCACGCCCATCTGCCTGGCGTGGGCCGGGAGCGGGCTGAAGCCGCCTGCCGGAACATCGCGCCCTTCGTGGATCTGCTGCCCGCACTGGGTGTGGATCACGTGCACCTGCACTTTGCCAACCAGGCCACTCATTCGGCGTTGTTTCTGAAAGCCCTGACGGGCCTGACCTATTCCTTCACTCCACAGGCCCAAGACTTCCTGGTGGATCTGGGTTCTCCGGAACTGCTCCAGGAAATGTGTCGCGAAGCGGAGTTTGTGGTCACCGCGTGCGACTTTGCCAAACAGGAACTGGTCCGCATGTGCCCCGATAGCGATGGCAAGATCATTCGCATCTACAACGGCATCGACCCTGACAACTACAAACACGCGCATCCGATGCCGGGCAAGGGAGCGCTTCGGGTGATCAGCGTGGGACGCCTCATCGAGTTCAAAGGCTTTCACAACCTGATCAACGCCATGGATCTGGCACGCAAAGAAGGCGTGCATGTGGATCTGGAGCTCATGGGCGACGGCCCGTGGCGGCAGCGCCTGGAGAAGCAGGTGGCGGACCTGCATCTGGGAACCCAGGTGACCTTCCACGGCACGGTGAACATTGAGCAGATGAAGCGCGGCTTTGTGCAGGCAGATGCTTTTGCCCTGGCCTGCATCACCGATGAAAAGGGCGCGGCCGACATGCTGCCCACCGTCATCACGGAGGCCATGTTCACCCGTCTGCCGGTGCTGAGCAGCCGCGTGGCTGGCGTGCCCGAGCAGGTGGTGGATGGCGAGACGGGTTTCCTCACCGAACCCGGCGACGAAGCTGCTCTGGCACGGGCACTGGTACGTCTGGCCACGGAGGAAGGGCTGGCCCAGAGGCTGGGTGAAGGCGGCGAGAAGCGTGCGAGGGAGAATTTTGCCCTCGGTGTGACCCTGCCTGTGCTGGCCGGAAAGTTTGAATCGGTGGCCAAGGGAGCGCTTCGTGCGAAGCCCGCCCCCGCGAAGCTGGTGGCGTACTATGACCTGAACCATGCCGAGAGCCTGGCGCTGCTGGAGATGGAATACCCCGTGCTGGCGGAGCTGGGTGCCCAAGTCTGGGTGCGAGGAGGCAACCTGACCTGGCGCGAGCTGGAAAAGCTGAAGAACGGCCTGCTGCACCTGCTCTGGCTGCCCGATGGCATGGCGCTGGAGATGGAATGGAGCCACTGGCCCGACGAACGCGCCAAACTGGAGAAGCTCCGGGGCGAACTCTCCACCTCGGTGGATGGTGAGGAGTTCTTTGAAGCCGCGCGCCGGGCGCTCTGGCTGGCCGTGCAAATGAAACGCTTTGGCCCGCCCGCGGTGGTTTACGCCCCCAGCACCAACGAAGCCCTGGTCGCGTGGATTCTATACCAGGTCTGGGGTTTGCCCTTTGCGGTGGCTGGAGAGCGCGTGGATGCGTTCGACGGGAAACTGCGAACCCGGTTGTTCGCCGATGCGAAGATCAAGGCTCTGACCAAAGAAGGCAATCCTCTGGAACGCCCCGGGGTTCCCGGAAAGAACCCTCGCGGGTTGTTGAAAGGGATCTGGTACGGGAAGCGCCGGGCGGTGTTCCGGAAGTGGTTGGCGGGAGTGAGGGGGGCCTAGTGTTTGGAGCTTGAGGGCGCGGGCACGGTCTGAACATAGGTAACACATTTGGGAGCGAGGGTCGCTCAGGTCTTCAGTTGAAGCTGATCCCCAGCGGGGATCTGTAGCACAGCCCA contains these protein-coding regions:
- a CDS encoding glycosyltransferase family 4 protein, whose product is MTAPLPTAPSSASAGRPRLAYLHSRYPVISQTFIDNEILGLEAAGWEVVVIALNPPKNDIRHPRLNGLKAPVLHAPPQVIRKEVETRLKAEKRWPEELIAKHAHLPGVGRERAEAACRNIAPFVDLLPALGVDHVHLHFANQATHSALFLKALTGLTYSFTPQAQDFLVDLGSPELLQEMCREAEFVVTACDFAKQELVRMCPDSDGKIIRIYNGIDPDNYKHAHPMPGKGALRVISVGRLIEFKGFHNLINAMDLARKEGVHVDLELMGDGPWRQRLEKQVADLHLGTQVTFHGTVNIEQMKRGFVQADAFALACITDEKGAADMLPTVITEAMFTRLPVLSSRVAGVPEQVVDGETGFLTEPGDEAALARALVRLATEEGLAQRLGEGGEKRARENFALGVTLPVLAGKFESVAKGALRAKPAPAKLVAYYDLNHAESLALLEMEYPVLAELGAQVWVRGGNLTWRELEKLKNGLLHLLWLPDGMALEMEWSHWPDERAKLEKLRGELSTSVDGEEFFEAARRALWLAVQMKRFGPPAVVYAPSTNEALVAWILYQVWGLPFAVAGERVDAFDGKLRTRLFADAKIKALTKEGNPLERPGVPGKNPRGLLKGIWYGKRRAVFRKWLAGVRGA